A segment of the Lolium perenne isolate Kyuss_39 chromosome 3, Kyuss_2.0, whole genome shotgun sequence genome:
TTTACTTCTGTAACAGATTGGCTTGTAAGTTAAGAAAGAAAGGAACGGCTGATGCCGTGTATGAACTGGCTGTGAGGGAGGATGGGTGGAATACAGCCACAACAACTCAATTCCCAAATTTGTGTGTCTGTTCCCGTGTGATTTCTCTGCAGGATCTAGTAGATGCTTACACAATATGTGTGAGTATACTTCTTTAATCTTCGATACTATTAGGGATGTAAACAGATAGTATTGGATGATGCTCTCTCCATATTCTTTACCAATTTGTTTTACCGGATGCAGAACAGATCGGATTCGGGTACGGATTATATCGGACTACGGATTCAGATCTGAAATGGAGCAAACTCATATTAAAACGGACAAAAATAATCGAATAAATACGCATGAAGAGAGATAATTTGTTTTCACCATGAAAATAATATAAACAAGTTTTCATCCAAGTGCATAATCTGAGTGTATTATTGTGAGTGTACTACATATATGGTGACAAGATTGTTGAGTTTTTGCAACCTGTAACACCAAGCTAGGCACAACTTTTCACTCTTAGAGTCACGCTTTGGCTGTAGTCATTTGATTACACAACTTTTTGGCAATACAAGCTAAAAATGCGtgataaaattttaaaaattatACAACTATATGTATTTAACTACACAATTTTAACATGACTACACATGGTCGATGTTCTACCACCTGTGAACCTGCTGTAGGTGCAAGGTGGGCAGAGATGCTTGTGCATGTGTACACGGTGATTTAGCTATGGTTAATTATAGGGTGACTACTGGAGACAAGGTGACTTGACCAACTAAATAGTTCAATTGATTAATTGGGTATATAATTTTATTGACTAGACTAATTTATTTGGATAATCCTAATTGAGGATTCAGGATAATTCAGAAAAAATAGCGGATATTCCGCCAAACATAGCGGATAATCTGAATCCGCCAGTTAATAGCAATGAAATATCCGTCGGATATCCGCCTAACAAATATCCATATCCTCATTTGTATCAGGCGAATTTCAAAAATTGCATACCATATCCTCGAAAACATATACGAATGCGAATTTAGAGCGAAAAATCTCCGTAGCAGGTACAACCCTTTCTTCAGAAATCTTGGCACACgacctgcaaaaaaaaaaaaaggaaaacgcTGATAATCATCCGGGGGAACGGAGCGTTCCGTCCTCCTCCTTCGCAAGGCGACGCGTGTCCGTGTAGGACCCACTCGTGGGTCGTCCATATCCCTGGCTTTCTCCCTCCTTTACCTTATCCCTTTCCAAACTAGTACTCCACGACCGCACAggccatggcgcagcgccgccGCGCCCAAGCTCGTCGCCTGCGTCGCGCCGCCGCGCCCAAGCTCGTCGCCTTGCGCCGCGCCGCCCAAATCCCTCCCTCtcccgcctcctcctcgtcccgTCGCCAGCACGCCATCAGGCTACATCTCGGCGAGCCGACCCGCCGCCGGCTTCAGGCTCCAGCACCGCGAGTGCGCCGCCCCAAACCCTGCCTCTCCTCCTACCGGCGCGACCGCGCCATGGCTCCACCTTGATCCGCCCCGTCTCCGACGCCTCCCCAAGCTGcctccttgatgacccacaagtatagggggtgtatcgtagtattttcgataagtaagaatgtcgatcccaacgaggagcagaaggtgttgacaagcagtttcgatgaagaattccctgtaaatgctcacagacaagtattcggggggttttgatgtaacagttgaataaagtacgagtaagtaaagtgcgagagtaacaattgcagcgagtggcccaatcatttttagcacaaaggacaagccggtttgtttacttataatgaccaaacgttctcgaggacacacgggattttagtctagtgctttcgctacatacggctaaataatcttcattgttatgataagtgttgtgtgggtgaacctatgctaatgtaccgcccttcctaggactaatacatacttgtgattataccccttgcaagcatccgcaactacaagaaagtaattaagaataaatctaaccacagccttaaactacgagatctgcgatccctcctgcatcgatataccaacgggggtttaggtttctgtcactccggcaaccccgcaattggcaaacgaatacaagatgcattcccctaggcccataaatggtgaagtgtcatgtagtcgacgttcacatgacaccactagaagaataacaccacaacttaaatatcataccattgaatattactcaaccatagttcactactaacatttagacttcacccatgtcctcaagaactaaacgaactactcacgagacatcatatggaacatgatcagaggtgatatgatgatgaataacaatctgaacataaacttggttcaatggtttcactcaatagcatcaacaacaagtagagatcgataccgggagagtttcccctatcaaacaatcaagatcaaacccaaattgctacggcggtgacggtgtccagcggtggagacggcggtgatgatggtggagatgatgatgatggtgatggagatgatgtccagctcgatgacggtgacgatggcgtcgacttccccctcccggagggaatttccccggcggattcctgcccgccggagagctcttttctctctggtgttctccgccccgcagaggcggctgtaactcttcgcgagttaccctctgtggcttaggttttcgggacgaagggtttcgcgaagaaaatgaggcgaaaggggctgtggggcccccacaccacatggtggcgcggccaggccatgggccgcgccgccctatggtgtgggcccaccctgggtcctcctggctcctccttctggcttccttcgtcatcttgaaaaataggatttttggtataatttccttccacagttgatcttccgaaatattgcgttctgacggtgctttttccagcagaatcctggctccggtgcttgatcctccaataatggtgaaacatgcaaaatagatgaaataacataagtattgtgtcccaatatgaaatatatcaatgaataacagcaaattatgatataaaatagtgatgcaaattgaacGTATCACTCCTCTGGGCGTTGCGACTAGCGGCCCCCGGCGTTGCTACTATGGGCGGCATACTTTGCTGCCAGCGGCGCACGACGTTGCTACTATGGGCGGCCAGCGTTGCTACCAGCGGCGCCATGCTTTGCTGCCAGCGGCGCCCGTCGGCCGGCGTTGCTACTATGGGCGCCTGGTGTTGCTACAAGTGACGCCCGACGGTGCTACATTCCATCGACGGCGGTGCTACCACGCCACCTGCGGGGCAATGCCAGGGAGATTGCATGATGCTGCAATCCTTCGTCAGCAATGCTACTACCGGCGGCCCGCGGTGCTACCAGCAGGAGACCGGGATGCTGCAAAGGTTCCCACGGTCTTCTCCGGTGACGGTGGGGCAATGCTCCCATGGAGATCGGCGGTCGCTGCAAAGGCAGATAGCGACTGCTGCTATGGTGGACAACGACTGCTACGACCACGCGAGTCATCTGCTGCGAGGGGGCGTGGACGCCAACCTCGTCGGAGCTGGATGGCAACCTCGCCGGAGCTGGACGCCGGTCAGGGCCAAGTTGACCACGCCCATGGCGACAAGTCCAGGAGCGAGGTCCAGGAGCGCATCTGCGTGTGAGGCTTTTTCTTTTCGTGAGTGTGGGGGCAATTTTTTCCATGTGCTTGAGTGGTCCCGAGGACACGTGTCAATCGTTGGAGACGGGGGATCAGAAGCtccgatcccccgggggacgctcagcacgGTCCAAAAAAAAAACCTTGGCACACGAGTCCAATCCACGTCGGAATCCGACCAAGCTGCAACGGTCACACGTGAAGCAAAGCAACCCCACAAAAAAAAGTCAATTCCTGTTCCGGATGGGATTGGAAGACAAATACGGAGAGTAAAACGGAGAAGCGCTTTAAGATACGCGCCAGCACGATAGGCGCCCGCCCACCTATTCTCTTCTCTTCTGTTCCGACGCCGGAGCCGGAGCCCAGCTCGCGCCGGGGTCCATCGAATTCGCGATTCCGACCACCGCCGCGTTCAGGCGCCGGAGAGAGAAGAGAGCGCCATGTCGCGGTCCCTGAGCCTGAACATGAGGTCGGCCTCGCGCCGCGACCTGCCGCCTCCCCAGAAGGTGACGGATCCCTCCCTCCCACCCCTCTGCTTCTGCCCTTCCCCCAATGTGTTCGTACGCGTGCGCACATTGGGGCGAGGAGCGGGCGTTTTACGCGACACGCGGATTGGATCTCGGCGTGCAAGCGCCGCAGAGTAGTTGCCTCCCAATCCCGTTGTAGAATATGTTCGAATTAGGGTTCAAGCACCGATTCGTGTCCAATTGCTCGGTTAGGCGAAAGGACAAATTTTTCATTGTTGATTAGCTCGCCGGGATTGGTCGGTTGTATGGGCGGGCCTGTAGGTTTGTTTCTCATCAGCCTTTGACCCTCTGTAATCATGCCTTGTGGTTCTTTTTTTTTCAGACAATTGAAAGGCTTGAGAATATGGTGGAAGGGGGAAATTACTACGAAGCACAGCAGATGTACAAGTCTACCAGTGCAAGGTACCGGCTATGTAATTTCACAGATGCCACGGTGGCTGGCTCCCTTCCTTCAATCATATTCAGCCTTCCACTATTTCTAGTTCCATCCATCTTACAACTTCTCATATTTTCTGGTTTGATTAACATTTCGACAAAAAATAACCGTTAGTTCTTCACGTTACCCTTAATTGGATCCACTAGATGAGTTCGGTGTGACATCCTTGTTGAGTAGCTATGGCAAACTGGCAGTTAATGTAACATCTTTAAATAACCTCAATAGCTCACGCCAGAACATACTGAAAGAAAATTCAGAGCAAAACAAAGTCATTGCATCTGGGTAGGATGACATGAATACTAGAGTTATGTTCGGCATGACCACAATGGCCACTTGCCAGTGCCATTCACACATGGACTGTGCATGTAGGGATGAAAACAGAGCGGAAAGTTTCTGACTTTACCGCAGGAAAAAGGACATGGAGAGGAAATATGGAAACGAAAACTGAATTTTGCGGAACGGGAAACAGAAACGGAAATTCTTAAGTGGAAACTGTATGCCTTTTTATGGCGGAATAGCCATGGAAATGGAACTTTCGTTTCCGACAAATACGCAACTTTCCATTTAGTGTGGTTGGCAGGGCTGTGTTTGGCCTAGCCCAGCTGGCACTTGCCGATGATCTCTGCCAATCCCTATTTTACTACCTAATCCCCTAATCCCTTGGGCCTTCTCTTCTAATCGAGCAGGCGCAAATGTGCAGCCTAGGGTTAGGGACACCCGGTTCGCCACCATGCTGCCAGCTTGCCTGCCTCCGTCTTCCGCTTTTGTATCCGCATCCACACCATATTCGGTCCGTATCTGTTTGTGTATTCGTTTCCAGGGTATCTGCATTCGTTTCCGCCTGCAAAAAAATTATGAAGACAGATGTGGTGGCACTTAGTTCCATCTTTTTCCGCTCCGTTTGCATCCCTATGTGCATGTATGTCTTAGGCTAAGAGCACAAGGAGTATTTCACAGAGTAATCACGTAACTGTAGCTTCAGGTGCATATTGTGGATAAAATCAACAAGAACTGAAGATTAAGTTGCTGTTCTAACTTGTTTTCGGGCCATTACATGCAGATACACTACTTGTCAAAGGTATAAGGAAGGCTTGGACATCCTTCAGTCAGGAGCTTCAATCCAATTGAAGCATGGGCAGGTTAACTCTGTCTTATTGGCATCTGAGTTAACACTTGTTGTCAACAGCTAATTTGGTAGATCGCTAAATGGAAAGATCTTTATGAATTCAATGTTAACCTTCGATTTCATTTTTTCTTATGTGATGTTATCCAACTACACATATTCTCTCTCCAAATCCAGAGGCTATACAGCAAGCAAAAAAAACATGGAAGTTGTCTTGGTTATTTTAAGGCATGCATTTTCTGCCTCCATAGTATGTCTCTATGGTTATAGGGTAGAGGCTTTGCGAAACCAGCTACTAGCACTTCTTTTCCTTTTTACCAGATGTGTGGGCGGGTGGAGGGGGGTGCCTAACAAGTTACTATTCTAGTCTAGTATCAAATTGACTAACGGGATGATGCTTCAAATAGTTATTTTTTTTCATTTATTGGTCAAAGATCTCCATCTTAGTTTTGTCAATACCAATTTCAGGTAACTTGCGGTGCTGAACTCGCTGTGCTGTTTGTGGATACTCTTGTCAAAGGACAACTTCCTTATAATGAAGAAACATCTGGTAAGTTTTACATTTGTAATTCTCCTACTGAGTTAATTAGAGTCAGTACTTTGCCTTCAGAAAATAATATTTCTTCCTTTTGTGGCTCATAGTCAGCTGAATGAAGCATTGTTCTTTTTTTGTAATTTCTGAATATTGTCATGTTCTAATTTGGGGGTTAGATGTCACTTCTGTGATCGTAACTGTATTGCATTGCATCAACTGTAGGTCGTATCAGAAAGATATATGAGGCGTTCCCCAGGATACATATGCCCCATTTCCTTGGAGATGATTATGATGATGACGGGCAGAAATTATCCGAAGCTATTTCTGCTGCGAAAGTGCGTGCTGAGGGTTGTTCATCATTTCTGAAAGCAGCTCTCAGGTAAGGTATACTGATTTTAATAAATCTAAGTGTTAGTCAACTTCATCCAAACTGGTAGTGTTTTTCACCGCAATTATTTCCAGTAGCTGGATACATCAAATTACTGAATGCGTAGATAATTTGGCCTGCAGTTGTAAATTCAGTTCTTGAGCATTGGTGACTACTGACTAATGAGCTTAACATGGTAGAACATTCATCGTTCGAAACATCTGATTCCTTTTGATTTTCTCTCAAGCAAAAAAGAACAATATAATACTTATGCTCACAATAATTGCTTCATCACATGTTTTGCTACGTCTTTAACCTTGAGTAAATTGAACAAGATTTTACCATGATATGGTGAAGTAATTGTCCGCAATTATTTTTTGAGCTGCAATGCAAGACTCATTGCCATAAGCCCTTTAAATCTTTGTGGTGTTTACTCTGTTATTAGATAAGGTCTTTTCCTTCTCCCCTTTCTGGCTGTTATGCACTAACAATGTATCATCTCGTTATTAAGGTGGTCTGTTGAGTTTGGGCCATCAAGAAATGGATCTCCTGAGCTGCATGTTATGTTGGCTGAATACATTTATTCCGAGTCTCCAGAAACGGTACACTGTCCATTACTCTCGGGCTTACTGTGGATATCTTCTACTCCCTGCATTCCTGAATAGGCAACACTTTAGGAATTTGCATATCAACCAAGGCACACCTACGAAAGATCGCATCAACCCTTTTCATTAGGCCAGTtattgctcttagatgatgtggtTGTTGATTTAGTACTAGATGGTGCAAAGCTATCTCTAAATTGAAGAATGGTGTCTGTGTATGTAGGAATAAATTTTGAAAGCTAGAATGCCTTCTGTTAAGAAACAGAGAAAACTTGCTAGAGCTACGATTTGTATGTGTTAGTGCTGCTGTAGGGCTGTTACTACTTTTTTGTACTTCTGTAATTATGCTTACAGTTTAACGTGGAGTGACCTTGATTGCAGGACATGACTAAGGTATCAAGTCATTTTGTGCGTGGAAATGATCCTAAAAAATTTGCTTCTATGCTGATAAACTTTATGGGCAAGGTAATGGTTTTGTTCTCAGCAGTAGGTAATTATGTTTGAAATGCTAAATCTTTTTTCTATGAGAGATGGATATAGTTTACCCTACCAAAATATTTCCAGTGCCTTTCACGTACATAGCGATTTTATTACTTTTGTACAATAAGACCATTTTCAAGCTATTGTCCGAGTTTTTCCAGGCCACTCCCCAAAACCGTTTAGTTAAAACTCTCTATTTTTCCATACCATGAATGTACCCCTGGTTGGTTTTACAGGTTGCTTTTGCTGTTGTAGCTCCTATATCCTATGTGAAGTAGTTCGTTTCATTTATGTTCACATGGatgccatgtgtggggcccacccaCCAGCCTCCAAATAATTTTCTTCTTCTATCTTCTTCATCCACCTCCCTGCCGGTGAGCGGTCCTCACATCCTCTATTCAGATTAGAGAGAAGGGGAAAAAAACAAGTGAATGTGTCAGAGAGATGTTGGACTGGACAATTTCTTGAGGTTTTTACCTGCTTACCAGTTTCCATGCTGGCCTTCATCTAAGTTAGAAACCGAGGTTAAAGCAGCTCAGTGCAACCTAGCCAGCCAATGAGGATTACATGGCATGTAAAGATGGAGGGTCCAGATTAAATAGTTTGGGAGAATCCATTAGAAGTTTGAGCTGATAGCCGAGGATTAAAAAGAGGTGGCTTCCTTTATGTGCTGCTTAGTACAGCTCGTAGTTGCCCGATAGGATTAGTAAATCCCTGTTTTCCACAACAATTTGTTTTGTACAATGGGTTTGTTCGTGTAAGAGTTGTAGGTCATCCTTTGCCAAAATTTATAGAAAGAGAACACAAGCACAAGCTTGTGTAGTCACTTGTTGTCTTATAGCCAGTCTGTTTGTGGCTTCGGTCCCACTTCAAGATTCATGTCCAGCTTTTAATTAGGTGTTAAATGGAAGCACTTGAAAGTATGTTATATAATCATATTCATCTTTTTTTCTTCCTTATTGTACAGTGCTACCCTGGTGAAGATGATACTGCAATTGCACGTAGTGTTCTAATGTAAGATTTGCTTCCTTTATTTCTTGTTTACTCTAGAGATGTTATGTGCTAAGGGCTAAGGTAGGGGAGAATAGTTGGGATAGAGAAGAAGAAATTGGTAGATGGAAATAAGAGGAAGGCTGAAACAATATAGAGTTAGGTAGATGGAGATATGAAAGAGAGAGAGATAGTTTGGTTGAACGTTTGCTTAACTGAAAATGTAGCGTAAAAGCCCATTATATAGATGGGTCTCACCCTAGCAATTGGCAACTTCCTTCCAAAAAAGAATAGCAACTAATCTTTCTATACAGACATTAAATTAGTTTATGTCTATCTTAGTATCTTTAACTTGAACCAAGCTAATGCATCTTTATTTTCTTGACAAGATAATCCCTATCTTAATTTGGAACCATGACCCATAGTACAGGAGAGACCCCTTCTAGTATCAGAGGAAAGTCCAGAAACCCATTAAAGAAGGGTGCACTTTGTACGACAGAGACTGATTTTGGCAGGGAATTGTCTAGTGTTTTTTCTGTTTACAATGATACATATAGGTTAGTTAGCAGTGTGTTAGGGATGCATTTAATACGATATTACTGCCTCAACTCAATATGCTCCATGTGATTTTATTGAAATGCATACAGGAGAACACTAAAACTGTAAATTAACTGTCTCAATGTTTGGATATAATTTTATTGGGATATTTGGGGGTGGAGATGTCGGTTTTTTAATATATTGTTCTCTCTTTCAGGTACTTATCACTAGGAAATCTCAGAGACGCAAATTTGCTCATGGATGCGATGAACGAGCAACTAAAATCTGCTGACTTAGAATTTCCAAAATCAGATTTAATTCAGTTTATCAAGTATCTTCTACAAACGTAAGTCCCTCATATTTTATGGTTTGCATTGTCATTCATGTGTCCTTTCCACATCTGCATATTTGTtccatgaggctctcatacatcaGCATGTGAATTATTGTGGAATAAATGCTGCAATTTTACATGATAGCTCGCAGACAGTCAGCTGCATATGTTTTTGTACTTCTGTCGCTAGAAAGATAAAACCACTGTTTCTAGGTATTGCAAATCCTCCTGTTCCATACCCTACCAACCTGATATGTTCAAATGCCCATGTCAGAAATGAGTCAATGACTGATATCACAATTTAACAGTTTCTTGTTACTTGATTTGTCACCATATGTAAATCCAGATTTGCTATGTAgctttgttttcttatttaaagTGTAGAATTAAGAGCTATTTTATCATTTTATTCTCTCGTTATGAACCATACTAACCAGATGTTTACAGGCTTGAAAGAGATGCTTACCCTCTTTTTAAAACACTTCGACAAAAGTACAAGACAAGTACAGATCGAGACCCTGTATTTGAGGAGGTATGGCTACTGTCAAATGTTGTAGCTCCTTACGAAGTTACGAACTGATAAGTTGTACTACCTCTGTTCCGAAATATAGGCCTTTTTAGAAAGGTAAATTTGCTTTCTAAAAAGGCTTATTTTTTGAAACAGACGTAATATTTTTTAGAAAACATCATTTTTTTATGAAATAGTGTGAACCGTGAAAGATGATTTTAGATCACTTGCAAATCGCATAACACATTTGCACAAACATTTGACCTTGTTTACTGGCAGTTCATCAGCAAATCTATGAACTGCTACCACCTGTTCTTACAAGAGTTTGTTATTAAATATTATCGCCCTcctaaaaaagaaaaagaaaaagaaaagggtgGAAACCCTTAAGTCTCATTGTTGCTTAATGTTGGAGACTTGGAGCTAACTAGCTACCATATGAAATCAAAACAAAAAAGGAATGCAAATCTAAAGAGCGCTCATGATGGTATGGTTACCTTTTGTAGGTATTGGATGAAATAGCTGCAAAATTTTATGGCATACGGCAACAGAACCCTCTGGAAGGACTATTCGGTGACATGTTCAAGGTAAACACCTTGTATCAAGTTCATGGTGCTCGCTATAGTGAGTTGCTTCCTTTTATAGTTTGCTAAATTACGAGCTGGTTTTTGCCCTAACTAGCTCCATGTACGGATGTACCTTGGGTTTTGAAATTTCTCGTCCAAGTATGACGCAGTAAAGCAAATATCTCTTAGAAAATTAACCTTACAGTTGATCTAACCATCTAAAGATCCGAAATGCAAAGAGTTCCAATAATGTTTTAGCTTCGCAACATACAAACTTTTCGCTAACTGACCTTCGCCGTTAATAGAGAGAAATATACAATGAGCATTTAAAGTTTCCGGTGTCTATGTTTTCTGTTTCCTTTTGTTCCGAATCTAGTCATCTGCACATTCTCTTCTCAATCTCACATGTTTGTGATCGCCTAAACTACTAGTATAATGGAATGAGAGTAGTCAGCAGTCATATATCGGGACAAGTTTACACTTCACAGTTCACACTtagtataataataataatagatCGTATACTTATGTATAGGAAGTTAGGAACTACAAAATTTATGGCCTAACTCCATACACTCATTTTACTAATCATCACATTATATATATTTGTGCAGATGTAATATACGAGGGGAGAACTTGATCATTATGCCCTTGCCTTCAATGCAATCATTGGCTTCCAGCTCAAAAAAAAATGCAACCATTAACCGAAATAATACATTTGTCATGACTGGGAGATCAACAGTGGGCCACCCAGAAATACACACCAGAAGCTCTCAGTCAACTGAGGCAGTACATTTGACATCAAACTGCATGAAGATACACCGCTGATCTGTTGTAAAATCATTGTGTTATTTTtgatgttttttcttttcttcccTGAAAGGTTTTGATGGTTTCAAGTTATGTAACTGAATTTTCATTTTGAGATTATTTTAAGATGATATGGTATTTTGTTCCCTTTGCCTTCTTGCACTCAGCAAAATTTGTTCTGTCTGTTCAAACAAAGATATTAAGTGCTGTGTACATGTGTACATGAGTTTTATTTTGGTCACCTGAACCAAGTCAATAACGAAGTAGAATGCCAGGGGGTTGTAGTTAATAAACCTGGCCCATCACAAGACTTGAGTAAATGTGTTTCCGACCATAAAGGAACTTTGGTCTGAGTTAACATTGAAGGCTGACCACATACAACAATACTTTTAGAGGTCAACTGTTTAACTTTGAAGCACTCCCTCGTGCACTATTCTGGTATATGGAACTTGACATAGGATATGCCTGACATAGATGCACGACATCAGATTCTTGATCGCAAAATGTTGGGCACTATTCTATCACCAAACTGAAAGGAGCAGGCAATATTGCTGGACAAGAGAACCTGGCAATTAGAGCCAAACGTAATCAGCTGGAGGCCTGGAGGAAGCGTCATCAGCCCAGACTCACTAGCCCATATATCCCAGGAATAATGCTTACAATCTGCCCTACATGAAACCTGACTTACAAGTACTGTGCGAAACCAAAATGACAGTTCAGCTTGGCTTGCCAAGCTTACGATCTGCCCTACATGAAACCTGACTTACAAGTACTGTGCCAAACCAAAATGACAGTTCAGCTTCCATTTTTTTTTCCTACTACAAATCCGACCAGTCTATGCATACGTCTGGCCTGGAGAAGCTTGGCAATAACTGGCGGAGCTCTTTGACCTTGCTTTCAGGGATCAATTCATGGAAATCTATTTCCAGCCTTTTTAGGGATGTTGCCCAATGGAATAACCGCTGCACGAGGGCAACTTCATGTTCAGTACCCCTCATGCGGAGGATTACTATTTCTTCAAGGCAATTCAACGCAAGCTCCTCCGTCCTCCAACTTGGTGGATCATCACAGGTGCAACCTGATGGGCACGGAGTTTGTTCCTGAAGCAAGGGTTATATCACATAATAAGAATAACACCTGGAAATTAGTTTGAACTTTGAAGCCAACCTACCGCAGAAATTAAGATGATCATACAAGTCCAACGGACATCGCTACCACAAGTCTAACTATAACATGCACACAAATCCTCAGGCA
Coding sequences within it:
- the LOC127341282 gene encoding protein GET4; translated protein: MSRSLSLNMRSASRRDLPPPQKTIERLENMVEGGNYYEAQQMYKSTSARYTTCQRYKEGLDILQSGASIQLKHGQVTCGAELAVLFVDTLVKGQLPYNEETSGRIRKIYEAFPRIHMPHFLGDDYDDDGQKLSEAISAAKVRAEGCSSFLKAALRWSVEFGPSRNGSPELHVMLAEYIYSESPETDMTKVSSHFVRGNDPKKFASMLINFMGKCYPGEDDTAIARSVLMYLSLGNLRDANLLMDAMNEQLKSADLEFPKSDLIQFIKYLLQTLERDAYPLFKTLRQKYKTSTDRDPVFEEVLDEIAAKFYGIRQQNPLEGLFGDMFKM